In one Candidatus Binatia bacterium genomic region, the following are encoded:
- a CDS encoding GNAT family N-acetyltransferase, producing the protein MSESEQNLEIRILTHLSQDVDESDWNALVGEESPFLEWGWLASLEDAGCVGPGTGWSPKHLTVWQSGKLIAACPLYLKGNSEGEFVFDHAWANAAYGAQIEYFPKMLVGVPFTPAEGVRFLVADGESREAMVRLLGSSLMDLCKENELSSIHINFCSAAEAAVLEEVGYSRRLGYQFKWRNHDYDSFADYLSALKQKRRKEVKRERRILGEQGVEIQPLVGDQIPDDLFAQMYEIYLTTIDKYAWGRRYLTPEFFELLRQRFRHNLCFFTAMRGSQLIAGTFNVQKSGALYGRYWGTHEEVRFLHFNVCYYATIEHCIDAGLQRFEPGAGGEFKWLRGFDAEETRSMHWFADPRLGDAVSRFLVSERGEVERVIAGAAERSPLRKAGQPTVPPELPE; encoded by the coding sequence GTGTCGGAATCAGAACAAAACCTTGAAATCAGGATTCTCACCCATCTCTCGCAAGATGTGGACGAGTCCGATTGGAATGCTCTCGTGGGGGAGGAATCTCCGTTTCTCGAATGGGGATGGCTGGCCTCGCTCGAGGACGCCGGCTGCGTCGGGCCAGGTACTGGTTGGAGCCCCAAGCACCTCACGGTTTGGCAGTCCGGCAAATTGATCGCTGCGTGCCCCCTTTATCTCAAGGGCAATAGCGAGGGCGAGTTCGTATTCGACCACGCTTGGGCGAATGCGGCTTACGGGGCGCAAATCGAGTATTTTCCCAAGATGCTCGTTGGGGTGCCCTTTACGCCGGCCGAAGGCGTTCGGTTCCTGGTGGCTGACGGGGAGTCACGTGAGGCGATGGTTCGCTTGCTGGGGTCCTCCCTGATGGACCTTTGCAAGGAGAACGAACTTTCATCGATCCATATCAATTTTTGCTCCGCAGCCGAGGCGGCTGTGCTCGAGGAGGTCGGCTATAGTCGACGACTCGGCTACCAGTTCAAATGGCGCAATCATGATTACGATTCGTTTGCGGATTATCTGTCGGCACTGAAGCAAAAACGGCGCAAGGAAGTGAAGAGAGAGAGAAGAATTCTCGGTGAGCAGGGCGTCGAAATCCAGCCTCTGGTAGGAGACCAGATCCCCGACGACCTTTTTGCGCAGATGTATGAGATCTATCTGACGACCATCGATAAATACGCATGGGGGCGGCGTTACCTGACCCCGGAGTTCTTTGAGCTACTCAGACAGCGTTTCCGGCACAACCTCTGTTTTTTCACAGCGATGAGAGGGTCGCAGCTAATCGCCGGCACATTCAACGTGCAGAAGTCCGGAGCGCTCTATGGCCGCTACTGGGGCACCCATGAAGAAGTTCGCTTCCTGCATTTCAATGTCTGCTATTACGCAACGATCGAGCATTGCATCGACGCAGGCCTGCAACGATTCGAGCCAGGTGCCGGTGGCGAATTCAAGTGGCTACGTGGCTTTGATGCGGAAGAGACCCGCAGTATGCATTGGTTCGCGGACCCGCGCCTCGGCGATGCTGTCAGCCGGTTTCTCGTTTCGGAACGTGGAGAGGTCGAACGGGTGATCGCGGGTGCTGCCGAGAGAAGTCCGTTGCGGAAGGCGGGGCAACCGACTGTCCCTCCCGAATTACCCGAGTGA
- a CDS encoding SDR family oxidoreductase: protein MPEAKANFDFKDAQVLVTGGSNGIGYATASAFHKAGALVTITGTAAHAAAYDSDLSGFAYRQMQLEDNDSVEAVARSLDRLDILVNNAGASLPGGGNEWDPDVFERAVRINLTSGYRLTQACLPLLEKSSLSGGAAVVGIASLTSIFGHPMVPGYGAAKTGLTGLTRAIAVTWADKKIRANAIAAGMVNTRMTSIMQDIPEMNDPILARTPMRRWAEPEEIADGVLFLASDQARFITGQTLVIDGGFSSLG, encoded by the coding sequence ATGCCCGAGGCCAAGGCCAACTTCGACTTCAAAGATGCGCAAGTTCTCGTGACCGGAGGGAGCAACGGAATCGGCTATGCCACGGCTTCAGCGTTCCATAAGGCTGGGGCGTTGGTCACCATCACAGGCACAGCAGCCCATGCCGCCGCATATGATTCGGACTTGTCCGGGTTCGCTTACCGGCAAATGCAATTGGAAGACAACGACAGCGTCGAAGCGGTCGCCCGCTCCCTCGACAGGCTCGATATTCTGGTCAACAACGCAGGTGCCAGTTTGCCCGGAGGCGGCAACGAATGGGACCCTGACGTCTTCGAGCGCGCGGTAAGAATCAATCTCACCTCAGGCTACCGCCTTACACAAGCCTGCCTTCCGCTGTTGGAAAAGAGCAGCCTCTCCGGAGGAGCGGCGGTTGTCGGGATCGCCTCCCTCACCTCCATCTTTGGGCACCCCATGGTGCCAGGCTATGGAGCGGCCAAGACCGGCCTCACGGGTCTGACGCGGGCGATCGCGGTCACTTGGGCGGACAAGAAGATTCGCGCCAATGCGATCGCGGCCGGAATGGTGAATACCCGTATGACATCAATCATGCAGGACATTCCGGAAATGAATGACCCCATCCTCGCACGAACTCCCATGAGGCGATGGGCCGAGCCGGAAGAGATCGCCGACGGCGTGCTTTTCCTTGCCTCGGATCAGGCCCGCTTCATTACGGGCCAGACGCTCGTCATCGATGGAGGCTTTTCATCACTCGGGTAA
- a CDS encoding sulfotransferase: MTQWIDIEDLRAPVLNDFQKAALAYGETLQIDFSVDGLLDEARDATGLEDFGPMDFRERLEILASEWGEDTGLTGIGRLALRNKLALFTRNRLLLRACWQAHPEILEERIHAPIIVVGLPRSGTTHLLNLMASDTRLQALPLWESYEPLPMPDDRIEEDGVDPRYKRCAAQWEAMQQATPLLAAMHPMNPDHIHEELELMGPNFASYNFEWLSMSPRWRDHYYSHDQTPHYEYCRDVLKTLQHQRGDARRWVLKCPQHLEQLPALEKVFPDATFVVTHRDPVAVIQSSITMLAYGQRINRKQVEPEALATYWTDRIDHLLRACVRDRDNLPPGRTIDVPFHIFMQDDLAMVEKIYGKAGLEINPAARSQLQTFLDTHPRGKEGQMRYHLKRDFGVDPEELRERFAYYFEKFPARPENKKD, encoded by the coding sequence TTGACTCAATGGATCGATATCGAAGACCTGCGGGCACCGGTTCTGAACGACTTCCAGAAGGCAGCGCTGGCCTACGGCGAGACTCTGCAGATTGACTTCTCGGTCGACGGGCTTCTCGACGAAGCTCGCGATGCTACCGGATTGGAAGACTTCGGACCTATGGATTTTCGCGAGCGGCTGGAAATTCTCGCCAGCGAGTGGGGTGAAGATACCGGCCTGACAGGAATCGGCCGCCTTGCCTTGCGCAACAAGCTCGCCCTGTTCACTCGAAACAGACTTCTGCTTCGAGCCTGTTGGCAAGCGCATCCGGAAATTCTCGAGGAGCGCATCCATGCCCCGATCATCGTCGTCGGCCTGCCGCGGTCCGGAACCACACACCTGCTGAATCTCATGGCATCCGACACCCGGCTGCAGGCCCTCCCCTTGTGGGAGTCCTACGAACCCCTGCCAATGCCGGACGACAGGATCGAAGAAGACGGTGTGGACCCCCGTTACAAACGCTGCGCGGCACAATGGGAAGCCATGCAACAGGCCACCCCACTCCTCGCAGCCATGCACCCGATGAATCCGGATCATATTCACGAAGAGCTGGAACTCATGGGACCGAACTTTGCTTCCTATAACTTCGAGTGGCTCTCGATGTCCCCGCGCTGGCGCGATCATTATTATAGTCACGACCAAACCCCGCATTACGAGTACTGCCGCGACGTTTTAAAAACGCTACAACACCAACGTGGCGATGCCCGTCGGTGGGTCCTCAAATGCCCCCAACACCTCGAGCAGCTTCCGGCACTCGAGAAAGTATTCCCCGATGCGACGTTCGTTGTCACGCACCGAGACCCGGTCGCGGTGATCCAGTCCAGCATCACGATGCTGGCCTACGGACAACGAATCAACCGGAAGCAGGTTGAACCCGAAGCCCTGGCTACCTACTGGACGGACCGAATCGATCACCTTCTCAGAGCCTGCGTGCGCGACCGGGACAACCTTCCTCCCGGCCGTACCATCGATGTGCCCTTTCATATTTTCATGCAGGACGATCTTGCAATGGTGGAAAAGATCTACGGCAAAGCCGGACTCGAGATAAACCCTGCCGCTCGCAGCCAACTGCAAACATTCCTCGACACGCATCCGCGCGGCAAGGAAGGCCAGATGCGTTATCACCTGAAGCGAGATTTCGGCGTTGATCCAGAAGAGCTGCGCGAGCGCTTCGCCTATTATTTTGAAAAATTTCCGGCTCGCCCGGAGAACAAGAAGGATTGA
- a CDS encoding alkyl sulfatase dimerization domain-containing protein, with protein MSKPIWSTRPSAFAVAPAQQNEARKILDFLYLSEGLSNSFLITTPEGRMVINTGMGFEGPTHKRLYDAVDDSPVRYVVFTQGHVDHVGGTDVFLESGTEILAQANNQEHQSYDGRLASFRARRSFFAFMDAILQASAKMPDGPPATQSQPVPTKTFVDTMSLDFGGQHFEFIATPGGETRDSLIIHLPEHKALFSGNLFSCLFGHIPNLCTMRGDRYRDALEFVESADRVLALDCELLLVGHGPPLEGRDLIRREIERVRDATLYLHDATIRGMNDDKPIDELMREIQLPEHLAVGEGYGKVSWDVRAIWENYSGWFHQRSTTELYETSAASIHPELVELSGGTEAIGKRARLCLDAGDAVKALHLTDIALSTAPRDPELLAICRDAHRTLEKTSTNFWETKWLQHQAGKIEAELAGPKI; from the coding sequence ATGAGCAAGCCCATCTGGAGTACCCGTCCGTCCGCTTTTGCGGTTGCCCCCGCGCAGCAAAATGAAGCTCGAAAAATTCTCGATTTTCTCTATCTATCCGAGGGCCTTTCCAACAGCTTCCTGATCACCACGCCCGAGGGACGGATGGTGATCAATACCGGAATGGGTTTCGAGGGGCCCACGCATAAGCGACTCTACGATGCGGTAGACGACTCGCCGGTGCGGTACGTCGTCTTCACGCAGGGGCATGTCGACCATGTTGGTGGCACCGATGTTTTTCTGGAATCCGGGACCGAGATCCTCGCCCAGGCAAACAATCAGGAACATCAAAGCTACGACGGTCGACTCGCGAGCTTCCGTGCGCGCCGAAGCTTCTTCGCTTTTATGGACGCCATTCTTCAAGCGAGTGCCAAGATGCCCGATGGCCCGCCTGCTACTCAGAGCCAACCCGTCCCGACAAAAACGTTCGTCGACACGATGTCGCTGGATTTCGGTGGCCAACATTTTGAGTTTATCGCGACGCCGGGCGGTGAAACACGCGATTCGCTGATCATTCATTTACCCGAGCATAAGGCGCTTTTTTCCGGGAACCTTTTCAGTTGCCTTTTCGGCCATATTCCCAACCTCTGCACGATGCGCGGCGACCGATACCGTGACGCACTCGAGTTCGTTGAATCTGCCGATCGCGTCCTCGCACTCGATTGCGAACTTCTTCTCGTTGGGCACGGCCCTCCCCTCGAAGGCCGCGATCTGATTCGACGCGAGATCGAGCGGGTTCGTGACGCGACTCTCTATCTTCATGACGCCACGATCCGTGGCATGAATGACGACAAGCCCATCGATGAATTGATGCGCGAAATCCAGTTACCCGAGCACCTTGCCGTCGGGGAAGGCTACGGGAAAGTATCTTGGGACGTGCGGGCTATCTGGGAGAACTATTCGGGTTGGTTCCACCAGCGCTCGACCACGGAACTCTACGAGACTTCCGCTGCCAGTATTCACCCCGAATTGGTGGAATTATCTGGCGGCACGGAAGCCATCGGCAAACGGGCTCGCCTTTGCCTCGATGCGGGTGATGCGGTCAAAGCGTTGCACCTGACGGATATCGCCTTGAGCACAGCACCTCGAGACCCCGAACTTCTCGCCATCTGTCGTGATGCACATCGAACACTCGAAAAAACCAGTACCAACTTCTGGGAAACGAAATGGCTCCAGCATCAGGCTGGTAAAATCGAGGCCGAGCTCGCGGGGCCGAAGATTTGA
- a CDS encoding CoA ester lyase, which translates to MSASANPRLRRSLLWAPGDDPHKMEKATRTNADSIILDLEDAVVPDHKVAARATVRDSLRNLDFHGSEKLVRINPLETGLALDDLTVTMAGQPDGYMIPKLRSEDDVRFIDRALSNLEAISGREPGSVRVLLLATETPEAILNIRRIAQASLRSCAMMWASEDLSSALGSRKSRNEDGSLPDVFSFARSACLLAAASEGMDPLDMPYFDFHDDAGLEKEAKEAADLGFTGKGAIHPNQIPIINRVFVPSDDEVAEANALLEAAREAFAAGQAAFVYKGAMVDAPHINRARRIVARAEAAHAPSL; encoded by the coding sequence ATGAGTGCTTCCGCCAATCCCAGACTTCGACGGTCACTCCTATGGGCACCCGGCGACGACCCGCACAAGATGGAGAAGGCGACACGAACAAACGCCGACTCGATCATTCTGGACCTCGAGGACGCCGTCGTGCCCGACCATAAGGTCGCGGCCCGCGCGACCGTCCGCGACTCGCTGCGCAACCTCGATTTCCATGGATCCGAGAAACTCGTTCGCATCAACCCGTTGGAGACGGGCCTGGCTCTCGATGACCTCACCGTCACCATGGCAGGCCAACCCGATGGGTATATGATCCCGAAGCTGCGGAGCGAAGATGACGTCCGTTTCATTGATCGAGCGCTGAGCAATCTCGAAGCAATCTCGGGACGCGAACCCGGGAGTGTTCGCGTGCTGCTTCTGGCAACCGAGACGCCGGAAGCAATTCTGAACATACGCCGGATTGCACAAGCCAGCCTGCGCTCCTGTGCCATGATGTGGGCGAGCGAGGACCTCTCCAGTGCACTTGGCTCGCGCAAAAGCCGCAACGAAGATGGCTCCCTGCCGGATGTTTTTTCCTTTGCCCGCTCTGCCTGCCTGCTGGCAGCAGCCTCCGAGGGGATGGACCCTCTCGACATGCCCTATTTCGATTTCCACGACGATGCCGGACTCGAGAAGGAAGCCAAGGAAGCAGCCGACCTTGGGTTCACGGGAAAAGGTGCGATCCACCCAAACCAGATTCCCATCATCAATCGCGTCTTCGTGCCCAGCGACGACGAGGTGGCCGAGGCTAACGCCCTCCTCGAGGCCGCGCGTGAGGCTTTCGCGGCGGGACAAGCCGCTTTTGTATATAAGGGCGCGATGGTCGACGCGCCGCATATCAATCGAGCCCGGCGGATCGTCGCACGCGCCGAAGCCGCCCACGCCCCCAGCCTCTGA
- a CDS encoding NADPH:quinone oxidoreductase family protein has product MKAVLCKEYGPPESLVVEEIPSPEAGSGQVVVRVRSAGVNFPDVLIIENKYQFKPPLPFTPGGEVAGEILSIGEGVEGLAVGDRVLANCGWQGFAEEIVLHAGGVFKIPDSMDFETASAFLLTYGTSHYALKQRAKLRAGEDLVVLGAAGGVGIAALEIGKVMGARVIAAASTPEKLAVCKEHGADEVIDYSKEDLKTRIRELTGGKGADVVYDPVGGDFSEPCLRAMAWEGRFLVIGFAAGEIPRPPLNLTLLKSCDIVGVFWGAFVGRDPATHNENVNELLTWFEEGRIKPRISASYPLEDVAKALRDLSERRVKGKVVVVP; this is encoded by the coding sequence ATGAAAGCTGTTCTCTGCAAGGAATATGGTCCCCCGGAAAGTCTGGTTGTCGAAGAGATCCCCTCCCCGGAGGCGGGTTCCGGCCAAGTTGTCGTGAGGGTGCGCAGCGCCGGGGTCAATTTCCCGGACGTCCTGATCATCGAAAATAAATACCAGTTCAAGCCGCCGCTACCCTTTACGCCCGGAGGCGAAGTGGCCGGTGAAATTCTCTCGATTGGCGAGGGTGTCGAGGGTCTGGCTGTTGGCGATCGTGTTCTCGCCAATTGCGGTTGGCAGGGTTTTGCCGAGGAGATCGTGCTCCATGCGGGTGGGGTCTTCAAGATTCCCGATTCGATGGATTTCGAGACGGCCTCGGCATTTTTGCTCACTTATGGAACCTCGCATTACGCGCTCAAGCAACGAGCGAAGCTCCGTGCAGGCGAGGACCTCGTCGTGCTCGGAGCAGCAGGTGGTGTCGGGATTGCGGCTTTGGAGATCGGCAAGGTGATGGGCGCTCGCGTGATTGCTGCGGCATCGACCCCCGAGAAACTCGCCGTCTGCAAGGAGCACGGTGCCGACGAGGTCATCGATTATTCGAAAGAAGATCTCAAGACGCGGATTCGCGAACTCACCGGTGGCAAGGGCGCCGATGTGGTCTACGATCCGGTAGGCGGAGACTTCTCGGAGCCCTGCCTGCGGGCGATGGCATGGGAGGGCCGCTTTCTGGTGATCGGGTTTGCAGCCGGTGAGATCCCCCGGCCGCCGCTCAATCTCACTCTGCTCAAAAGTTGCGATATTGTAGGCGTCTTCTGGGGAGCCTTTGTCGGGCGCGATCCCGCTACCCATAATGAAAATGTGAACGAATTATTGACCTGGTTTGAGGAAGGACGCATCAAACCCCGCATTTCGGCATCGTATCCTCTGGAGGATGTGGCCAAAGCATTGCGTGATCTCTCCGAGCGCCGGGTCAAGGGCAAGGTTGTCGTCGTTCCCTGA